A single genomic interval of Nitrosomonadales bacterium harbors:
- a CDS encoding glutamate synthase subunit beta: protein MGKPTGFMEFKRLSEESLAVKKRLKNYNEFVLHLSDDQAQTQGARCMDCGIPFCTSGCPVNNIIPDWNDLVYRGNWKQAIEVLQSTNNFPEVTGRICPAPCEAACTLNINNDAVGIKSIEHAIIDKAGENGWVVPQPAAQQTGKKVAVVGSGPAGLAAAQQLARAGHAVTVFEKNSRIGGLMRYGIPDFKLDKRLIDWRMVQLEAEGVKFKTGVFVGKEAPGKGIANDAKKTVTPDELLKKFDAVVLAGGSEQPRDLAVPGRELDGVHYALELLIPQNKEVAGDGKNPISAKGKHVVVIGGGDTGSDCVGTSNRHGAASVTQIEVMPRPPEKENKYLVWPNWPMKLRTSSSHDEGCDRDWAIATKEFVGSKGKLEKIRAVRVEFKDGKLVEVPGSEFEIKADLVFLAMGFTNPLQQVLDAFGVEKDARGNARAATDGEGCYRTSVDKVFAAGDMRRGQSLVVWAIREGRQCARAVDEYLMGGSVLPR, encoded by the coding sequence ATGGGTAAGCCAACCGGATTCATGGAGTTCAAGCGTCTCAGTGAGGAAAGCCTTGCCGTCAAGAAACGCCTGAAGAATTACAACGAGTTCGTGCTGCACCTGAGCGATGATCAGGCGCAGACACAGGGCGCCCGCTGCATGGACTGCGGCATCCCGTTCTGCACCAGCGGCTGCCCGGTCAATAACATCATCCCGGACTGGAACGACCTGGTGTATCGCGGCAATTGGAAGCAGGCGATCGAGGTGCTGCAATCGACCAACAATTTTCCCGAGGTGACCGGACGCATCTGTCCTGCGCCCTGTGAGGCTGCGTGTACGCTGAACATCAACAACGATGCGGTCGGCATCAAGTCCATCGAGCACGCCATCATCGATAAGGCCGGCGAGAACGGCTGGGTGGTTCCACAACCGGCCGCGCAGCAGACCGGCAAGAAAGTGGCGGTGGTTGGTTCCGGTCCGGCCGGCTTGGCGGCTGCCCAGCAACTGGCGCGTGCCGGGCATGCGGTGACGGTGTTCGAGAAGAACAGCCGTATCGGCGGCTTGATGCGCTACGGCATCCCGGATTTCAAGCTGGACAAGCGCCTGATCGACTGGCGCATGGTGCAACTCGAGGCGGAAGGCGTCAAGTTCAAGACAGGCGTGTTCGTCGGCAAGGAAGCGCCGGGCAAAGGCATTGCCAACGACGCAAAGAAGACGGTTACGCCGGATGAGTTGCTGAAGAAATTCGATGCCGTGGTCCTTGCAGGCGGATCCGAGCAGCCGCGCGATCTGGCAGTGCCGGGGCGCGAACTGGACGGCGTGCATTACGCGCTGGAACTCCTGATCCCGCAGAACAAGGAAGTCGCCGGCGACGGCAAGAATCCGATCAGCGCAAAAGGCAAGCATGTGGTCGTGATCGGCGGCGGCGATACCGGTTCCGATTGCGTGGGCACCTCCAACCGTCACGGCGCCGCATCGGTGACGCAGATCGAAGTGATGCCGCGCCCGCCCGAAAAGGAGAACAAATATCTGGTATGGCCGAACTGGCCGATGAAGTTGCGTACCTCAAGCTCTCATGACGAGGGGTGCGACCGCGATTGGGCGATCGCCACCAAGGAGTTTGTCGGCAGCAAGGGCAAGCTGGAAAAGATCCGCGCCGTCCGCGTCGAGTTCAAGGATGGCAAGCTGGTCGAAGTTCCGGGCAGCGAATTCGAGATCAAGGCCGATCTGGTGTTTCTGGCGATGGGTTTCACCAATCCGTTGCAACAGGTGCTGGATGCGTTCGGCGTGGAAAAGGATGCGCGCGGCAACGCGAGGGCGGCCACCGATGGCGAGGGATGCTACCGGACCAGTGTGGACAAGGTGTTCGCGGCGGGCGATATGCGCCGCGGCCAGTCGCTGGTGGTGTGGGCGATCCGCGAAGGCCGCCAGTGCGCGCGTGCCGTGGACGAATACCTGATGGGCGGCAGCGTCCTGCCCCGCTAA
- a CDS encoding glutamate synthase subunit alpha codes for MQQGLYDPRQERDACGVGFIAHIKGKQSHDIVSQGLQILKNLTHRGAVGADPLAGDGAGIMIQIPDQYLRDEMGWGHIHLPPIGEYGVGMLFLPRDEKARHACERVVEEKIVAEGQALIGWRDVWVDNNGLGESVKAVEPVVRQVFIGRGANCADADAFERKLFVIRKIVEHAVRGLPEGQAEGFYVPSMSSRTIVYKGMLLADQVGQYYLDLQDGRVSSAFALVHQRFSTNTFPTWDLAHPFRMIAHNGEINTVRGNVNWMTARHAAMSSGLLGEDLEKLWPLITEGQSDSACFDNALELLVAGGYSLPHAMMLLIPEAWAGNPLMDEERRAFYEYHAALMEPWDGPAAVAFTDGRMIGATLDRNGLRPARYLITDDDMVLMASEMGVLPVDEKKIVKKWRLQPGKMFLIDMQNGRIIDDVELKNQLSGAKPYREWIEKSRYFLGDLIAVEGETQLNATLLDTQQAFGYSQEDIKFILAPMVNAGEEPTGSMGVDAALPVLSNKNRSFYDYFQQLFAQVTNPPIDPIREEIVMSLTSFIGPKPNLLGIEETNPPLRLEVHQPVLSNDEIAKLRNIDRLTDGRYRSLALDITFPVSKGAAGCEGAVRALCKAAEKAVADGYNVLILSDRAVSAKRVAIPALVACSRVHHHLVRGGLRTSTGLVIDTGSAREVHHFALLAGYGAEAVCPWLVYETIDAMNLPANVDAKEARKRFIKAIDKGLMKVMSKMGISTYQSYCGAQIFEAIGLNAGFVAEYFTGTATQIEGIGIKEVAEEAVRTHHNAFGSDPVLANALEAGGEYAYRVRGEEHMWTPDSIAKLQNATRTNNAATYKEYAKLINEQSRKLKTLRGLFEVRPAGQPVPLDEVEPAKEIVKRFVTGAMSLGSISTEAHTTLAIAMNRIGGKSNTGEGGEDATRFRPFKGGEMLSDIIGRNRIESDRELKAGDSLRSRIKQVASGRFGVTAEYLSSADQIQIKMAQGAKPGEGGQLPGHKVSEYIAKLRFSVPGVGLISPPPHHDIYSIEDLAQLIHDLKNANPSASISVKLVSEVGVGTVAAGVSKAKADHIVVSGFDGGTGASPVSSIKHAGTPWELGLSEAQQTLVLNRLRGRIVLQVDGQIKTGRDVLIGALLGADEFGFATAPLVVEGCIMMRKCHLNTCPVGVATQDPELRRKFTGQPEHVVNYFFFVAEEVREYMAQIGIRRFDDLIGRSDLLDVKQGIAHWKSQGLDFSRVFHQPDMPSDVARRHAEQQDHELEKALDNTLIAQAQAALNDRQPVVIDSAIRNVNRTAGTMLSHEVAKRYGHAGLPNDTIKVRLTGTAGQSFGAFLAHGVSFELKGEGNDYVGKGLCGGRIAIMPPPESGLVAHENIIVGNTVLYGATSGECYFSGVAGERFAVRNSGAVAVVEGLGDHGCEYMTGGMVIVLGQTGRNFAAGMSGGVAYVLDEDGGFEKRCNLSMVALEPIPAEVDASETGEVEAHGRVHFNHLNKADEKVLKQFIRNHLEHTGSARARTILDHWAKYLPKFIKVMPTEYRRALQEIAAQKNQQLEVA; via the coding sequence ATGCAGCAAGGTTTGTATGATCCGCGCCAGGAGCGCGATGCGTGTGGGGTAGGCTTCATTGCCCACATCAAAGGCAAGCAAAGCCATGACATAGTAAGTCAGGGATTGCAGATACTGAAAAACCTGACGCACCGTGGCGCGGTGGGGGCAGACCCGCTGGCTGGCGATGGCGCGGGAATCATGATCCAGATCCCGGACCAGTATCTCCGGGACGAAATGGGTTGGGGGCACATCCATCTGCCGCCCATCGGCGAATATGGCGTCGGAATGCTGTTTCTGCCGCGCGACGAGAAAGCGCGCCACGCGTGTGAGCGGGTTGTTGAAGAGAAAATCGTCGCCGAAGGACAGGCGCTGATCGGCTGGCGCGATGTATGGGTGGATAACAACGGCCTGGGAGAAAGCGTCAAGGCGGTAGAACCGGTGGTGCGCCAGGTTTTCATCGGGCGTGGGGCGAACTGTGCCGATGCTGACGCTTTCGAGCGCAAGTTGTTCGTCATCCGCAAGATCGTGGAGCATGCCGTGCGCGGTTTACCCGAAGGGCAGGCGGAAGGGTTCTACGTTCCTTCCATGTCATCGCGCACCATCGTATACAAGGGCATGCTGCTGGCCGACCAGGTCGGCCAGTATTATCTCGACCTTCAGGACGGGCGCGTAAGCAGCGCCTTTGCGCTGGTGCACCAGCGCTTCTCCACCAACACTTTCCCAACGTGGGATCTGGCGCATCCTTTCCGCATGATCGCCCACAACGGTGAAATCAACACCGTGCGCGGCAACGTGAACTGGATGACTGCGCGCCATGCGGCGATGTCTTCCGGATTGCTGGGCGAAGACCTGGAAAAACTCTGGCCGCTGATCACCGAAGGTCAGTCCGACTCGGCCTGTTTCGACAACGCGCTGGAATTGCTGGTGGCGGGCGGCTATTCGCTGCCGCACGCGATGATGCTGCTGATCCCCGAGGCATGGGCGGGCAATCCGTTGATGGACGAGGAGCGTCGTGCCTTTTATGAATATCATGCCGCCCTGATGGAACCGTGGGACGGCCCCGCTGCGGTGGCATTCACCGATGGCCGCATGATCGGCGCGACGCTGGATCGCAACGGCCTGCGCCCGGCACGTTATCTGATCACCGATGACGACATGGTGCTGATGGCTTCGGAAATGGGCGTGCTGCCCGTCGACGAAAAGAAGATCGTGAAGAAGTGGCGTTTGCAGCCCGGCAAGATGTTCCTGATCGACATGCAGAACGGCCGCATCATCGATGACGTCGAACTGAAGAACCAGCTTTCCGGTGCCAAGCCCTACCGCGAATGGATCGAGAAGTCGCGTTATTTCCTTGGCGACCTGATCGCCGTCGAGGGGGAAACGCAGCTTAACGCGACGCTGCTGGATACCCAACAGGCCTTCGGTTATTCCCAGGAGGACATCAAGTTTATCCTGGCGCCGATGGTGAATGCCGGTGAAGAGCCGACCGGCTCGATGGGTGTCGATGCCGCGCTGCCGGTGTTATCGAACAAGAACCGCTCGTTCTACGATTATTTCCAGCAACTGTTCGCGCAGGTGACCAACCCGCCGATCGACCCGATCCGCGAAGAGATCGTAATGTCGCTGACCTCGTTCATCGGGCCGAAGCCGAACCTGCTGGGTATCGAGGAAACGAACCCTCCGTTGCGCCTGGAAGTGCACCAACCGGTACTGTCCAACGACGAAATCGCCAAATTGCGCAACATAGACAGGCTGACCGACGGGCGTTACCGCTCATTGGCGCTGGACATCACCTTCCCCGTTTCCAAAGGTGCGGCGGGTTGCGAGGGTGCGGTCCGTGCGTTGTGCAAGGCGGCCGAAAAGGCGGTTGCAGACGGCTATAACGTGCTGATCCTGTCGGATCGTGCAGTGTCGGCCAAACGCGTCGCCATTCCGGCGCTGGTGGCCTGCTCCAGGGTGCACCACCATCTGGTGCGTGGCGGACTGCGCACCAGCACCGGCTTGGTGATCGATACCGGGTCGGCGCGCGAAGTTCATCATTTTGCATTGCTGGCGGGCTATGGCGCGGAAGCCGTTTGCCCGTGGCTGGTCTACGAGACCATCGATGCGATGAACCTGCCAGCCAATGTTGATGCCAAGGAAGCCAGGAAGCGTTTCATCAAGGCGATCGACAAGGGTCTGATGAAAGTGATGTCCAAGATGGGCATCTCCACGTACCAGTCCTATTGCGGCGCGCAGATCTTCGAGGCGATCGGGCTGAACGCTGGGTTCGTTGCCGAATATTTCACCGGCACGGCCACGCAGATCGAAGGGATCGGCATCAAGGAAGTTGCAGAAGAGGCGGTACGCACGCATCACAACGCATTCGGCAGTGATCCGGTGCTTGCCAACGCGCTTGAGGCGGGCGGCGAATACGCTTATCGCGTGCGCGGCGAAGAACACATGTGGACGCCGGATTCCATCGCCAAACTGCAGAACGCCACGCGCACCAACAATGCGGCGACCTATAAGGAGTACGCCAAGCTGATCAACGAGCAGAGCCGCAAGCTGAAGACGCTGCGCGGCCTGTTCGAGGTTCGGCCCGCCGGCCAGCCTGTGCCGCTCGACGAAGTCGAGCCGGCCAAGGAGATCGTCAAGCGTTTTGTCACCGGTGCGATGTCACTGGGTTCGATCTCGACCGAGGCCCACACCACACTGGCGATCGCGATGAACCGTATTGGCGGGAAATCCAATACCGGCGAGGGTGGCGAGGATGCTACCCGTTTCAGGCCGTTCAAGGGCGGCGAGATGCTGTCCGACATCATCGGCAGGAACCGTATCGAAAGCGACCGCGAACTCAAGGCGGGCGATTCGCTGCGCTCCCGCATCAAGCAGGTGGCGTCCGGCCGTTTTGGCGTGACTGCCGAATACCTGTCAAGCGCCGACCAGATCCAGATCAAGATGGCGCAGGGTGCCAAGCCCGGCGAGGGCGGCCAGCTGCCCGGCCACAAAGTGTCCGAATACATCGCCAAGCTGCGCTTCTCGGTTCCCGGCGTGGGCCTGATCTCGCCGCCGCCGCATCACGACATCTATTCCATCGAGGATCTGGCGCAGCTGATCCACGACCTGAAGAATGCCAACCCTTCCGCGTCGATCTCGGTCAAGCTGGTTTCCGAGGTTGGTGTGGGAACGGTGGCCGCAGGGGTATCCAAGGCCAAGGCGGATCACATTGTGGTTTCCGGTTTCGACGGAGGCACCGGCGCATCGCCGGTCTCGTCCATCAAGCATGCTGGCACACCCTGGGAATTGGGCTTGTCCGAGGCGCAGCAGACGCTGGTGTTGAACCGGCTGCGCGGCCGCATCGTGCTGCAGGTGGATGGCCAGATCAAGACCGGACGCGACGTGCTGATCGGCGCCTTGCTGGGCGCGGATGAGTTCGGTTTCGCCACCGCGCCGCTGGTGGTGGAAGGTTGCATCATGATGCGCAAGTGTCACCTCAACACCTGTCCGGTGGGCGTGGCGACGCAGGATCCCGAACTGCGCAGGAAATTCACCGGCCAGCCGGAACATGTGGTGAACTACTTCTTCTTCGTTGCCGAAGAAGTGCGCGAATACATGGCGCAGATCGGCATTCGCAGGTTCGATGACCTGATCGGGCGCAGCGACCTGCTGGACGTGAAACAGGGCATCGCACACTGGAAGTCGCAGGGACTGGATTTCTCCAGGGTATTCCATCAGCCTGACATGCCATCCGACGTGGCGCGCCGCCATGCCGAACAGCAGGATCATGAGCTGGAGAAGGCGCTCGACAACACGCTGATTGCGCAGGCGCAGGCCGCACTGAACGACCGGCAGCCGGTCGTTATCGATAGCGCTATCCGCAACGTCAACCGGACGGCCGGCACCATGCTGTCGCACGAGGTTGCCAAACGGTACGGCCATGCCGGGCTGCCGAACGACACCATCAAGGTGCGGCTCACCGGCACGGCGGGGCAGAGCTTCGGCGCGTTCCTCGCGCACGGTGTCTCGTTCGAACTGAAGGGCGAGGGCAACGACTATGTCGGCAAGGGATTGTGCGGCGGGCGCATCGCCATCATGCCACCGCCCGAGTCCGGACTGGTCGCGCACGAGAACATCATTGTCGGCAATACCGTGCTGTATGGCGCGACATCCGGCGAATGCTATTTCAGCGGTGTGGCAGGCGAGCGCTTTGCGGTGCGCAACTCCGGCGCCGTGGCGGTCGTCGAGGGCCTGGGTGACCACGGTTGCGAATACATGACCGGTGGCATGGTGATCGTGCTGGGCCAGACCGGCCGCAACTTTGCCGCCGGCATGTCCGGCGGCGTGGCTTACGTGCTGGATGAGGACGGCGGTTTCGAGAAGCGCTGCAATCTTTCGATGGTGGCGCTGGAGCCGATTCCGGCCGAAGTCGACGCGAGCGAGACCGGCGAAGTGGAAGCGCATGGCCGCGTACACTTCAACCACCTCAACAAGGCCGACGAGAAGGTGCTGAAGCAGTTCATCCGGAACCATCTGGAACATACCGGCAGTGCACGCGCGCGCACCATCCTGGATCACTGGGCAAAATACCTGCCCAAGTTCATCAAGGTGATGCCGACCGAGTATCGCCGCGCATTGCAGGAGATCGCGGCACAGAAGAACCAGCAGCTGGAGGTTGCATAA
- a CDS encoding deoxyguanosinetriphosphate triphosphohydrolase, whose protein sequence is MAELAPYAVSESNSRGRKIPEAAPCGRSEYQRDRDRIIHSGAFRRLEYKTQVFVNHEGDLFRTRLTHSIEVAQIARSIARRLRLNEDLAEAISLAHDLGHTPFGHAGQDALNVCMKTYGGFEHNLQSLRVVDRLEERYAAFDGLNLTFETREGILKHCSAENAARLDELGERFLSDRRPSLEAQIANLADEIAYNNHDVDDGLRSGLITLEQIAAVPLVATHLQEVRDAYPALTERRMVHETVRRMINTLVSDLIRQSEQNIDRHAPKTLEAVRKAPPIIAFSAELNEQQQELKSFLRIHLYRHYRVMRMSTKARRIISDLFGVFMNDGRLLPPQFQQYEIAETQQLRGVSMEAVRARAVADYIAGMTDRYAIREHRRIFAVEEMPAGL, encoded by the coding sequence ATGGCTGAACTGGCGCCATACGCGGTCAGCGAATCAAACTCGCGCGGCCGGAAGATACCTGAAGCCGCTCCATGCGGACGCAGTGAATACCAGCGCGACCGCGACCGTATCATTCACTCCGGCGCCTTCCGGCGCCTGGAATACAAAACGCAGGTGTTCGTCAATCACGAGGGCGACCTGTTCCGTACCCGTCTTACCCACAGCATCGAGGTAGCCCAGATCGCGCGATCCATCGCGCGCCGTCTGCGATTGAACGAGGATCTGGCGGAGGCGATCTCGCTGGCCCATGATCTGGGTCATACCCCGTTTGGTCACGCCGGCCAGGACGCGCTGAATGTCTGCATGAAAACTTATGGCGGTTTCGAACATAACCTGCAATCGCTACGCGTGGTGGATCGGCTGGAAGAGCGTTATGCCGCATTCGACGGGTTGAACCTGACCTTTGAGACGCGCGAAGGCATCCTCAAGCATTGTTCTGCAGAGAATGCGGCCCGACTGGACGAATTGGGGGAAAGGTTCCTGAGTGATCGGCGCCCGTCGCTGGAAGCGCAGATCGCCAATCTTGCCGATGAGATCGCCTATAACAATCACGATGTCGACGATGGACTGCGTTCCGGATTGATCACGCTGGAACAGATTGCTGCCGTCCCGCTGGTGGCGACGCATTTGCAAGAAGTGCGTGACGCTTATCCCGCATTGACTGAACGGCGTATGGTGCATGAGACCGTGCGGCGCATGATCAATACGCTGGTGTCGGATCTGATCCGGCAGAGCGAACAAAATATCGACAGGCATGCTCCGAAAACCCTTGAAGCGGTGCGCAAAGCGCCGCCGATCATTGCTTTCAGCGCCGAACTGAATGAACAGCAACAGGAACTCAAAAGTTTCCTGCGCATCCATTTATACCGCCATTATCGTGTGATGCGCATGAGCACCAAGGCGAGGCGCATCATAAGTGACCTGTTTGGGGTGTTCATGAACGATGGGAGGTTATTGCCGCCCCAATTCCAGCAGTACGAAATTGCCGAAACGCAACAATTGCGTGGCGTATCAATGGAAGCTGTGCGTGCCCGTGCAGTGGCCGACTATATCGCCGGGATGACGGATCGTTACGCCATTCGCGAGCACAGGCGCATTTTTGCGGTCGAGGAGATGCCGGCTGGCCTGTAG
- the aroB gene encoding 3-dehydroquinate synthase, with protein MQTVTVGLGVRSYPIHIGSGLLGHPELLCKHLPRKRVAIITNTTVAPLYLDRLLNTLRDGGVDNVSIILPDGEEFKNADTLQKIYDKLLTSRCERSTPIIALGGGVVGDMAGYAAATYLRGVPFIQIPTTLLAQVDSSVGGKTGINHPLGKNMIGAFHQPQLVLADIDTLNTLPDKQLSAGLAEVIKYGLICDLPFFEWLEANVEKLLARDAEALRYAIARSCQNKAEVVAADERESGRRALLNLGHTFGHAIEAGMGYGNWLHGEGVAAGTIMAADLSRRLGWINAQDVARIRNLFERANLPVVPPDLGAETYLEHMGLDKKVEGGKMRFVLLKAIGSAIVYGDTPPALLQQTLESCVNG; from the coding sequence ATGCAGACAGTGACAGTGGGGTTGGGAGTGCGCAGTTATCCGATACATATTGGAAGCGGATTGCTGGGCCATCCGGAATTGCTTTGTAAGCATTTGCCGCGCAAGCGCGTTGCCATCATTACCAATACCACCGTTGCGCCGTTGTACCTGGACAGGCTGCTAAATACTTTGCGGGATGGCGGTGTCGATAATGTGTCCATTATTCTGCCGGATGGCGAGGAATTTAAGAACGCCGATACACTGCAGAAAATCTATGACAAGTTGCTGACCAGCCGTTGCGAACGCAGTACGCCGATCATCGCGCTGGGCGGGGGCGTGGTCGGTGACATGGCCGGTTATGCTGCAGCGACTTATTTGCGCGGCGTCCCGTTCATACAGATTCCGACGACGTTGCTGGCGCAGGTAGATTCCTCGGTGGGCGGCAAGACCGGCATCAATCATCCGCTCGGCAAGAACATGATTGGCGCGTTTCACCAGCCGCAACTGGTGCTGGCCGATATCGATACGCTGAATACCTTGCCGGATAAACAGTTATCGGCGGGACTGGCCGAGGTCATCAAATACGGGCTGATCTGCGACCTGCCGTTCTTCGAATGGCTGGAGGCAAATGTGGAGAAACTGTTGGCGCGCGATGCTGAAGCACTGCGATATGCCATTGCACGCAGTTGCCAGAACAAGGCAGAGGTCGTTGCGGCAGACGAGCGCGAAAGCGGTCGACGCGCCCTGCTCAATCTCGGGCATACCTTCGGGCATGCCATCGAGGCCGGAATGGGATATGGCAATTGGTTGCACGGAGAAGGCGTCGCAGCGGGTACCATCATGGCGGCCGATCTGTCGCGGCGTCTGGGCTGGATCAACGCGCAGGATGTGGCGCGCATACGCAACCTGTTTGAACGCGCGAATTTGCCTGTCGTGCCTCCTGATCTGGGGGCAGAAACCTACCTTGAGCATATGGGGCTGGACAAGAAGGTCGAAGGCGGCAAGATGCGCTTTGTCCTGTTGAAGGCGATCGGGAGCGCAATTGTTTATGGCGATACGCCGCCCGCACTGTTGCAACAGACGCTGGAATCGTGCGTGAATGGCTGA
- a CDS encoding shikimate kinase codes for MQSDQQNNPENRSRNLILVGMMGSGKTTMGRALAGHLGKVFVDSDEEIRHRTGVTIQHIFDVEGEAGFRQRESAAIADLVKRENIVLATGGGAVLDEQNRELLKQNGIVVYLKASVHDLLQRTRRDRNRPLLQTDDPRAKLTELFHQRDPLYRQVADIVVHSGKQSVHALMLHLLEEVEALKRTA; via the coding sequence ATGCAGAGCGATCAACAGAACAACCCGGAAAATCGATCACGTAACCTGATTCTGGTGGGGATGATGGGGTCGGGAAAAACCACGATGGGACGTGCATTGGCTGGCCATCTTGGAAAGGTGTTCGTGGACAGTGACGAAGAAATTCGCCATCGTACCGGAGTGACGATTCAGCATATATTCGACGTCGAAGGCGAGGCAGGCTTTCGCCAGCGTGAGTCAGCAGCAATAGCGGATCTGGTCAAGCGCGAAAACATCGTACTGGCAACAGGTGGCGGGGCCGTGCTTGACGAACAGAACCGGGAGCTCCTGAAGCAAAATGGCATTGTTGTCTATTTGAAGGCCAGCGTGCATGATTTATTGCAGCGTACGCGCCGGGATCGCAATCGACCGCTACTACAGACCGACGATCCGCGCGCCAAATTGACGGAGTTGTTCCATCAGCGCGATCCGCTATACCGGCAGGTTGCGGATATCGTTGTCCATAGCGGCAAACAAAGCGTGCACGCGTTGATGCTGCATTTGCTGGAAGAAGTGGAAGCACTGAAAAGAACGGCTTAA
- a CDS encoding type IV pilus secretin PilQ: MKQLNNMVRDMGRMLAVCVVFGTLCAQAQAETQNSITALNVGSASDGTTVIRVDLTQPLANVPRDFTINTPPRIALDFPNTSNGLGESVKNFNQGDLRSANIVQAGSRTRLVINLGQMLPYNTKIEGNSLLITLQGKASSVAASDGASRFTEASPEAQKHTLRDIEFHRGKDGEGRVQVDLSDSGIGIDIRQQGTALIVDFLKTSLPRNLQRKLDVVDFATPVQGVDTFAQGDGVRMVIEPKGQWEHAAYQADNKFIVEVKPVVDDPSKLTKSGQTGYAGEKLTLNFQKIDVREALNVIADFTELNMVISDTVSGNLTLRLKDVPWDQALDIILQSRGLDMRKNGNVIQVAPREEIAAKEKINLAAKQEISDLEPLRTESFQLSYQTVSEMIKLLTDAKQPILSKRGSAVSDPRTGTIFVQDTPTRLEEVRKIIKQIDVPVRQVLIEARFVSATDDFNRTLGGRLGYTGPAVGPNAGFAVGGNVPTATRGVVDGNVNLPGAASGMGGLTLSLFNPLATKVLTLELAASELDGKTKNIASPRVVTKDKVAAKISSGTQIPYQAATSSGATSVSFKDATLSLSVTPQITPDDHINMKVSANQDTVGAVYGGVPSINTKTVDTEVLVENGGTVVIGGVFTQTVGDSTQKVPLLGDIPVVGWLFKNNVKSDAKSELLIFITPKIMSDEMNLR, translated from the coding sequence ATGAAACAGCTTAATAACATGGTCAGAGACATGGGTCGTATGCTCGCCGTATGCGTCGTTTTCGGTACGTTGTGCGCTCAGGCGCAGGCCGAAACGCAGAACAGCATTACCGCACTGAACGTCGGTAGCGCAAGCGACGGGACAACGGTCATCAGGGTTGACCTGACGCAGCCGCTGGCGAATGTGCCGCGAGATTTTACGATCAATACGCCACCGCGTATTGCGCTGGACTTTCCCAATACGTCTAACGGCTTGGGGGAGTCGGTCAAGAATTTCAATCAAGGGGATTTGCGCAGTGCGAATATCGTCCAGGCAGGCAGCCGTACGCGCCTTGTGATCAATCTTGGCCAGATGCTCCCTTACAATACCAAGATCGAAGGCAACAGCCTGCTGATTACTTTGCAGGGCAAGGCGTCAAGTGTGGCTGCGAGTGACGGGGCCTCTCGTTTTACGGAGGCTAGCCCCGAAGCACAGAAACACACCTTGCGCGACATCGAATTTCATCGCGGGAAAGACGGTGAAGGGCGTGTGCAGGTCGATCTGTCTGATTCCGGGATCGGTATAGATATACGCCAGCAGGGTACCGCCCTGATCGTGGATTTCCTGAAGACCAGTCTGCCGCGTAATTTGCAACGCAAGTTGGATGTGGTCGATTTTGCGACTCCGGTGCAAGGTGTAGATACCTTTGCGCAGGGGGACGGAGTGCGCATGGTGATCGAACCGAAGGGGCAATGGGAACATGCTGCATACCAGGCCGACAATAAATTCATCGTGGAGGTGAAGCCGGTTGTCGATGACCCAAGCAAGCTGACCAAGAGCGGCCAGACTGGCTATGCGGGCGAAAAATTGACGCTCAACTTCCAGAAGATCGATGTGCGCGAAGCGCTGAATGTGATTGCTGATTTCACCGAACTGAATATGGTAATCAGCGATACGGTGAGCGGCAATTTGACGTTGCGCCTGAAAGATGTCCCTTGGGATCAGGCGCTGGATATTATCCTGCAGAGTCGCGGTCTGGATATGCGCAAGAACGGCAACGTGATCCAGGTGGCCCCCCGCGAAGAGATTGCGGCCAAGGAAAAAATCAATCTGGCCGCGAAACAGGAAATATCGGATCTGGAGCCGTTGCGTACCGAGAGTTTCCAACTCAGCTATCAGACCGTGTCCGAAATGATCAAGCTGCTGACGGACGCCAAACAGCCCATCCTGTCGAAACGCGGGAGCGCTGTATCCGATCCGCGCACAGGAACCATATTCGTGCAGGATACGCCAACGCGTCTTGAGGAAGTGCGCAAGATCATCAAGCAGATCGACGTGCCGGTAAGACAGGTGCTGATCGAGGCGCGCTTTGTCTCCGCAACCGATGATTTCAATCGGACCCTGGGTGGTAGACTGGGCTATACCGGGCCTGCAGTCGGCCCGAACGCAGGCTTTGCAGTGGGGGGCAATGTTCCTACTGCAACGCGCGGGGTAGTTGATGGCAATGTGAACTTGCCCGGGGCGGCAAGCGGAATGGGCGGGTTGACACTGTCGCTGTTCAATCCGCTGGCGACCAAGGTGTTGACGCTGGAATTGGCTGCTTCCGAACTGGACGGCAAGACCAAAAACATCGCCAGCCCGCGTGTGGTGACAAAGGATAAGGTCGCCGCCAAGATATCATCCGGAACGCAGATACCGTATCAGGCGGCCACCAGCAGCGGTGCAACCAGCGTTTCGTTCAAGGACGCGACACTGAGCCTTTCTGTTACGCCACAGATCACGCCGGATGACCATATCAACATGAAGGTATCCGCCAATCAGGATACGGTCGGCGCGGTTTATGGTGGCGTGCCAAGCATCAATACCAAAACAGTTGATACGGAAGTGTTGGTCGAGAATGGCGGGACGGTCGTAATCGGCGGTGTGTTCACTCAGACGGTAGGAGATTCCACACAGAAAGTACCGTTGCTGGGTGATATACCCGTTGTCGGCTGGCTGTTCAAGAACAACGTCAAGAGCGACGCCAAATCAGAGTTGCTGATATTTATCACGCCCAAGATCATGAGCGATGAGATGAACCTGCGTTGA